One genomic region from Anopheles bellator chromosome 2, idAnoBellAS_SP24_06.2, whole genome shotgun sequence encodes:
- the LOC131211161 gene encoding uncharacterized protein LOC131211161: MSTRKSASSLLPGSNLSKSSHRSVIQGTKNFVWNREETSSNLPYYNHNYDTPFNRPPNEVNFMGGLGSKKPHFRSKLHPQRFSTVQKLMRMRTSNRILETLTEDLRKVNLCRHRGTQQKKAKNVTEFIKKMTDELQTAGNIEQSTPSDQSDMLRNPARRKMTNEDYREMIKKLDKILLEDERPAVGQNVSFRDWALRERYNFKNRNNIEMMKRERETLESEMCSSVDTRSYEFISTEGRRVTKVRKATKIPHVEGHMYGPFTRLPIEDPLLANETKYGIPLGLLVRSYREMDTKKEGERNLVDTRLSHMRIPLCPKSSDSSEDEDQMEEVKILSFIRTPYFPIPTIKRQKKRRKDRLRSRWLQKNRLKRITMLLYDRSLENMKAGRRRKSKRYTEPGASSRGSSASLPRVAEHSPDVPDGGEEPAKGPLLSEKRTRYYQFIEKKSQQYRKMYDDSLQQRMTSFQDFKASETASDGNLSESSRKKAKLQGLKPVEEKAPVEKLELRFPPNRFKSLSKSDSQKGAFYIDPEFYDKMRDFKRYKQRSKYYTSLMRGRPDVRQRLQVNAPEFEEEQLGHRHKYFSRLATEWDNYYVHELRYRPRIRKFCPKTDILNMREQRRKVFLQYFIEENLLQRRARQSLERRYVNWIKNFCKRIRPQFKVWKEEAYSKLVAATDQEKEATQKSAQLKATLQSRQNKMDSVTERILLLEERWTRVMQIRNYYYMLMDPQWRLQNDFFHRASDGSLYTVSETIQNCKSLFIRTEGNNIATEITDFYLEKIFPELDRLPSCEPDGELLRRGLTQINHRTIDLISKYNQKLMVFSKIDYHYKDVLEQFPKYFTDHYDLLNLYTAKMESIQGRNERLKTQFNGLLGKPLKDCVYNKVMRITTSAVGQLYQFVRKLQHRQIEIVEIDAKDKLAAIHQHVMDLLFELDQLPLDVLKESEKEARKNRKALFREANVAYKKKMVLDLLRKQLRFHVKK, translated from the exons ATGTCGACTAGGAAAAGTGCCTCCTCGCTGCTTCCGGGAAGTAACTTGAGCAAATCAAGTCACCGCTCCGTGATTCAG GGGACGAAAAACTTTGTCTGGAACCGCGAGGAGACGTCGTCCAACTTGCCGTACTACAACCACAACTATGACACTCCGTTCAATCGGCCCCCGAACGAGGTCAACTTCATGGGCGGCCTCGGGAGCAAGAAGCCGCACTTTCGCTCGAAGCTGCACCCGCAGCGGTTCTCCACCGTCCAGAAGCTGATGCGCATGCGAACCTCCAACCGGATCCTGGAGACGCTGACGGAAGACCTGCGGAAGGTGAACCTGTGCCGGCACCGGGGCACGCAGCAGAAGAAGGCCAAGAATGTGACGGAGTTCATCAAGAAGATGACGGACGAGCTGCAGACGGCCGGGAACATCGAGCAGTCGACCCCGTCGGACCAGTCGGACATGTTACGCAACCCGGCGCGCCGTAAAATGACCAACGAGGACTACCGGGAGATGATCAAAAAGCTGGACAAGATTCTGCTCGAAGACGAGCGGCCCGCGGTCGGGCAGAACGTGTCGTTCCGGGACTGGGCCCTGCGCGAGCGGTACAACTTCAAGAACCGCAACAACATCGAGATGATGAAGCGGGAGCGCGAGACGCTCGAGTCGGAAATGTGCTCCTCGGTCGACACCCGATCGTACGAGTTTATCTCGACCGAGGGCCGCCGGGTGACGAAGGTCCGGAAGGCGACCAAGATACCGCACGTCGAGGGGCACATGTACGGGCCGTTTACGCGGCTCCCGATCGAGGACCCGCTGCTGGCGAACGAGACCAAGTACGGTATACCgctggggctgctggtgcGGTCGTACCGCGAGATGGACACCAAGAAGGAAGGTGAGCGAAACCTAGTTGATACCCGATTGTCTCACATGAGGATTCCCCTGTGCCCCAAAAGCAGCGACTCGTCCGAGGACGAGGACCAGATGGAGGAGGTCAAGATCCTGTCCTTCATTCGAACGCCTTACTTCCCCATACCGACGATAAAGCGACAGAAGAAGCGGCGCAAGGACCGGCTGCGTAGCCGGTGGCTCCAGAAGAATCGCCTCAAGCGCATCACGATGCTCCTGTACGATCGCTCACTGGAGAACATGaaggctggccggcggcgcaAGAGCAAGCGGTACACCGAACCGGGAGCATCGTCGCGAGGATCCAGTGCGAGCCTGCCTCGTGTGGCCGAGCACAGCCCTGACGTGCCTGACGGCGGTGAAGAGCCGGCGAAGGGCCCGTTGCTGAGTGAGAAACGCACCCGGTACTATCAGTTTATCGAGAAAAAATCGCAACAGTACCGCAAGATGTACGACGATAGTTTGCAGCAGCGGATGACCAGTTTTCAGGACTTcaaagcgagcgagacggcCTCGGATGGTAATTTGTCCGAATCGAGCCGCAAGAAGGCAAAGCTGCAGGGGCTCAAACCGGTGGAGGAGAAAGCCCCGGTCGAGAAGCTGGAGCTCCGGTTTCCTCCGAATCGGTTCAAAAGTCTCTCGAAAAGCGACTCCCAGAAGGGAGCGTTCTACATCGATCCAGAGTTTTACGACAAGATGCGGGACTTCAAGCGAT ATAAGCAGCGCTCGAAATACTACACCAGCCTGATGCGAGGCCGACCGGACGTGAGGCAGCGACTGCAGGTGAATGCGCCCGAGTTCGAGGAAGAGCAGCTGGGCCACCGGCACAAGTACTTTAGCAGATTGGCCACCGAGTGGGACAACTACTACGTCCATGAGCTACGGTACCGGCCCCGAATACGCAAGTTCTGCCCGAAAACGGACATTCTCAATATGCGCGAGCAGCGGCGCAAGGTGTTTTTGCAGTACTTCATCGAGGAAAATTTGCTGCAGCGCCGGGCACGCCAAAGCCTGGAGCGTCGGTATGTGAATTGGATTAAAAACTTTTGCAAG CGCATACGGCCCCAGTTTAAAGTTTGGAAAGAAGAGGCGTACTCAAAGTTGGTGGCCGCCACTGACCAGGAGAAGGAAGCCACCCAGAAATCGGCACAACTTAAGGCTACTTTGCAGTCCCGTCAAAACAAGATGGACTCGGTGACCGAGCGcatcctgctgctggaggaACGCTGGACCAGGGTTATGCAAATAAGG AATTACTACTACATGCTAATGGATCCTCAGTGGCGTCTTCAGAACGACTTTTTCCACCGAGCCTCAGACGGGTCACTGTACACG GTTTCAGAAACCATACAGAACTGCAAGTCGTTGTTCATCCGCACCGAGGGGAATAATATCGCCACCGAAATAACGGACTTCTATCTGGAGAAAATATTCCCCGAACTGGACCGCTTGCCCAGCTGCGAACCCGACGGGGAGCTGCTGCGTCGCGGTTTGACTCAGATCAACCACCGTACGATTGATTTGATAAGCAAATACAATCAGAAGTTGATGGTGTTCAGCAAGATCGATTACCACTACAAGGACGTGCTGGAGCAGTTCCCGAAGTACTTTACCGATCACTACGACCTGCTGAACTTGTACACGGCCAAAATGGAGTCTATCCAGGGCAGGAACGAGCGATTGAAAACACAATTCAACGGTCTTCTGGGGAAGCCTCTGAAGGATTGCGTATACAA CAAAGTGATGCGAATCACTACGTCGGCCGTGGGTCAGTTGTATCAGTTCGTACGTAAACTGCAGCACCGTCAGATTGAAATAGTCGAAATCGATGCAAAGGACAAGCTGGCGGCCATTCATCAGCATGTGATG GACCTGCTGTTCGAGTTGGACCAGCTACCACTGGACGTGCTGAAAGAATCGGAGAAGGAAGCTCGCAAGAACCGTAAAGCGCTGTTCCGGGAAGCCAACGTGGcgtacaaaaagaaaatggtgctcGATTTGTTGAGAAAGCAACTTCGCTTCCATGTCAAAAAGTAG